Proteins found in one Brachyspira murdochii DSM 12563 genomic segment:
- a CDS encoding ABC transporter ATP-binding protein: MKPLIEIQDLKQHFKIKGGFFGRSIQTVKAVDGVSFTINKGETFGLVGESGSGKTTLGRTLLHLYKPTSGKIFFDGEEVNNENYRNYAKKMQIIFQDPYASLNPRMTVEDIIGEALDVHKLYSTKNERREKVINLLKLVGLNAEQAQRYPHEFSGGQRQRIGIARALAVNPEFIVCDEPVSALDVSIQAQIINMLYDMQQDMGLTYLFIAHDLAVVRQISKRIGVMYLGNIVELTDSESLYTKSLHPYTQSLISAIPISEPSVAKTKKRIILSGEIPSPINPPSGCKFRTRCPKAEAVCAEKVPEFREVESGHYCACHLV; this comes from the coding sequence ATGAAACCTTTAATAGAAATACAAGATTTGAAACAACATTTTAAGATAAAAGGCGGATTCTTTGGAAGAAGCATACAAACAGTAAAGGCTGTTGACGGAGTATCTTTTACTATAAATAAAGGAGAAACTTTTGGGCTTGTTGGAGAATCTGGAAGCGGAAAAACTACTTTGGGAAGAACTTTACTTCATCTATATAAACCTACAAGCGGAAAGATATTTTTTGACGGAGAAGAGGTTAATAATGAAAACTACCGTAATTATGCTAAAAAGATGCAGATAATTTTCCAAGACCCTTATGCTTCTTTAAATCCTCGTATGACTGTTGAAGATATAATAGGTGAAGCTCTTGATGTACATAAACTTTATTCTACAAAAAATGAAAGAAGAGAAAAAGTTATTAATCTTCTTAAACTTGTAGGTCTTAATGCCGAGCAGGCACAGAGATACCCTCATGAGTTTTCAGGCGGACAAAGACAGCGTATAGGTATAGCAAGAGCTTTAGCGGTTAATCCGGAGTTTATAGTTTGCGATGAGCCGGTATCTGCATTAGATGTATCAATACAGGCACAGATTATCAATATGCTTTATGATATGCAGCAGGATATGGGGCTTACTTATCTTTTTATAGCTCATGATTTAGCGGTAGTTCGTCAGATATCAAAAAGAATAGGTGTTATGTATTTGGGCAATATTGTAGAGCTTACAGACAGCGAATCATTATATACAAAATCTTTACACCCTTACACACAGTCTTTGATTTCTGCAATACCAATATCCGAGCCTTCAGTTGCAAAGACTAAAAAACGTATAATACTTTCTGGGGAAATACCTTCTCCGATAAATCCTCCTTCAGGCTGTAAGTTTAGAACAAGATGTCCTAAAGCTGAGGCTGTTTGTGCTGAGAAAGTACCGGAGTTTAGAGAAGTAGAAAGCGGGCATTACTGTGCTTGCCATTTGGTGTAA
- a CDS encoding D-glycero-alpha-D-manno-heptose-1,7-bisphosphate 7-phosphatase, translated as MNNNNNNNIENYFINFYNTLEKNAVLIALDFNTDNKNKLHTIDKNYKIIRDDIKNPLSGYSFNNFAVYNNKIYKYDVSNSDIKIKIENAFNENKLYGIPAYFTDNTKKINKALFLDRDGVLMHDVGYIGTTDRVKIKKEFIDVVKYANKKGYITIVTTNQAGVSYNYYTNEDVNKVHNYIYEEYKKCGALIDDFYYCPYHIKGHVEPYNILSVLRKPEAGMHLLASKKYNIDLTSSFMIGDRDSDIIKIPYLKTLLIETDVYEIENKSNVVKIEDIYNILI; from the coding sequence ATGAATAATAATAATAATAATAATATAGAAAATTACTTTATAAACTTTTATAATACTCTAGAAAAAAATGCCGTTTTAATAGCATTAGACTTTAATACAGATAATAAAAATAAATTACACACAATAGATAAAAACTATAAAATAATAAGAGATGATATAAAGAATCCTTTGTCTGGATATTCATTCAATAATTTTGCGGTTTATAATAATAAAATATATAAATATGATGTTTCTAATTCAGACATCAAAATAAAAATAGAAAATGCATTCAATGAAAATAAATTATACGGTATTCCAGCATATTTTACAGATAACACTAAAAAAATTAATAAAGCATTATTTTTAGACAGAGACGGAGTATTAATGCATGATGTAGGATATATAGGAACTACTGATAGAGTAAAAATAAAAAAAGAGTTTATAGATGTAGTAAAATATGCAAACAAAAAAGGCTATATAACAATAGTAACAACCAATCAGGCTGGAGTGTCATACAATTATTATACAAATGAAGATGTTAATAAAGTACATAATTATATTTATGAAGAATATAAAAAATGCGGAGCTTTAATAGACGATTTTTATTATTGTCCTTATCATATTAAAGGGCATGTTGAGCCTTACAATATATTATCAGTACTTAGAAAACCAGAGGCAGGAATGCATCTTCTTGCCTCAAAAAAATATAATATAGATTTAACTTCATCTTTTATGATAGGAGACAGAGACAGTGATATAATAAAAATACCGTATCTAAAAACTTTATTAATAGAAACAGATGTTTATGAAATAGAAAATAAAAGTAATGTAGTAAAAATAGAAGATATATATAACATACTTATTTAA
- a CDS encoding phosphoesterase, with protein MIYFTSDTHFFYMHSARKKVFDDCNSMHNILIDNWNKKVSDKDDVYIVGDFSNEKGYIKTSNILKILNGNKYLIKGNNDKFIDNDKFDKKLFLFIKDYHLLNIEEYNKKIKNIVLFHYPILEWEGYYNNTVLIHGHWHNDKKYHKRAFNASCDIHNYSPISIDEILKMVMYE; from the coding sequence ATGATATATTTTACTTCCGATACTCACTTTTTTTATATGCATAGTGCAAGAAAAAAAGTTTTTGATGATTGTAATTCTATGCATAATATTTTAATAGATAATTGGAATAAAAAAGTATCTGATAAAGATGATGTATACATTGTAGGCGATTTTTCAAATGAAAAAGGATATATAAAAACTTCAAATATTTTAAAAATACTCAATGGAAATAAATATCTTATTAAAGGAAATAATGATAAGTTTATAGATAATGATAAGTTCGACAAAAAATTATTTTTATTTATTAAAGATTATCATCTCTTGAATATAGAAGAATATAATAAAAAAATTAAAAATATTGTTTTGTTTCATTATCCAATATTAGAATGGGAAGGATATTATAATAATACTGTTCTAATACATGGACATTGGCATAATGATAAAAAATATCATAAGAGAGCATTTAACGCTTCATGTGATATTCATAATTATAGCCCAATATCCATAGATGAAATATTAAAAATGGTGATGTATGAATAG
- a CDS encoding FUSC family protein produces the protein MFFTNKNFYQKQKEIFIAFLKRAVNFVPSVLVGIFILVISSNLYGRENSTIGIVAIFICAFMRDSFTVWSFPAVAFRVLLLGLLATIAEQNIILVISLNFIVPFLIVFLLSDDFVPRNYFIYGFAYVIFQAYNIPISNIHLRMEAILTSLLIVFIFLVINKFITKHKVSNSLAYRSIKLINKKLMLLYNKTCSLNRKDEIFSIVNEYTSAIYVDSLKRHGIMNNRNINHFEMVLFLEDINQLIQREYQNIDKLTDNDCEYFKHLYNILEKIANLLKHDISKHEKEYNSVMNAMQYFNDNYSLSNEKSNYEWIYAIKKLKDILSNMFQNNKDDLEIEKLLNLKFIRLKKEFNINKSHFRFSLKMGIVMCISFTIRYFLPDEIAVRGYWLPILSYIMIYPFYEEQQVNLKINILGNFIGVFIFAAVFKYMPYEMIIPSIGICFVLSFASINDFLKKIYGTISALISSFPYMPKLMSASSRAGFIIIAVLIVWVFDNFLIKTESHKGMVDKISELIEMDTIILNQIKKAINNEETSPYLYECLLKAYMIKNNIIIHEKNQTRYKGTPITDSLIESNRKFIVEAEQIIFLMKKYNRPEDKHNMLIFTEYIAGILENSAKLFKNEIIEFNSGENKKKEIIKNNSYIFYRLENCFNSINEINNSIKNNIDNIF, from the coding sequence ATGTTTTTTACAAATAAAAACTTTTATCAAAAACAAAAAGAGATTTTCATAGCTTTTCTAAAAAGAGCTGTAAACTTTGTACCAAGCGTATTAGTTGGAATATTTATACTTGTAATATCATCTAACCTATACGGAAGAGAAAACTCTACCATAGGAATAGTTGCTATTTTTATATGTGCATTTATGAGAGATAGTTTTACAGTATGGTCTTTTCCTGCTGTAGCTTTCAGAGTGCTTCTTTTAGGACTTCTTGCCACTATAGCAGAGCAGAATATTATATTAGTTATATCGCTTAATTTTATAGTACCTTTTTTAATAGTATTTTTACTTTCAGATGACTTTGTACCTAGAAACTATTTTATATACGGTTTTGCTTATGTAATATTTCAGGCATACAATATACCAATATCAAATATACATTTAAGAATGGAAGCTATATTAACTTCGCTTCTTATAGTATTTATATTTTTGGTTATTAATAAATTTATTACAAAACATAAAGTTTCTAATAGTCTAGCCTATAGAAGCATAAAATTGATAAACAAAAAATTAATGCTATTATACAATAAAACTTGCTCTTTAAATAGAAAAGATGAAATATTTTCTATAGTAAATGAATATACTTCGGCTATATATGTAGATTCATTAAAAAGACATGGTATTATGAATAACAGAAACATCAATCACTTTGAAATGGTTTTATTTCTTGAAGACATAAATCAGCTGATACAAAGAGAATATCAGAATATTGATAAACTGACTGACAATGACTGTGAATATTTTAAACATTTATATAATATACTTGAGAAAATAGCGAATTTATTAAAACATGATATATCAAAACATGAGAAAGAATATAATAGTGTAATGAACGCTATGCAGTATTTTAATGACAATTATTCTTTAAGCAATGAAAAAAGTAATTATGAATGGATATATGCTATAAAAAAATTAAAAGATATATTATCAAATATGTTTCAAAATAATAAAGATGACTTGGAAATAGAAAAACTTCTTAATTTAAAATTTATAAGATTAAAAAAAGAATTTAATATTAATAAATCTCATTTCAGATTTTCTTTAAAAATGGGTATAGTAATGTGTATATCATTTACTATCAGATATTTTCTTCCAGATGAAATAGCAGTAAGAGGTTATTGGCTTCCTATACTATCATACATCATGATATATCCATTTTATGAAGAACAGCAGGTTAATCTCAAAATAAATATATTAGGAAATTTTATAGGTGTATTTATATTTGCAGCTGTTTTTAAATATATGCCTTATGAAATGATTATACCTTCTATTGGAATATGTTTTGTACTTTCCTTTGCTTCAATAAATGATTTTTTAAAAAAGATTTACGGAACAATATCGGCTTTAATATCATCTTTTCCTTATATGCCCAAATTAATGTCTGCATCATCAAGAGCTGGATTTATAATAATAGCAGTACTGATAGTATGGGTATTCGATAATTTTCTTATAAAAACTGAAAGTCATAAAGGAATGGTAGATAAAATAAGCGAACTCATAGAAATGGATACTATAATACTTAATCAAATTAAAAAAGCTATAAATAATGAAGAGACTTCACCGTATTTATATGAATGTCTGCTTAAAGCATATATGATTAAAAATAATATTATTATTCATGAAAAAAATCAAACCAGATACAAAGGAACTCCTATAACTGACTCTCTTATAGAAAGCAACAGAAAATTTATAGTAGAAGCCGAACAAATAATATTTCTAATGAAAAAATATAATAGACCTGAAGATAAACATAATATGCTGATATTCACAGAATATATAGCAGGCATATTAGAAAACAGTGCCAAACTATTTAAAAATGAAATAATAGAGTTTAACAGCGGTGAAAATAAAAAGAAAGAAATTATAAAAAATAATTCTTATATTTTCTACAGACTTGAAAACTGCTTTAACTCTATAAATGAAATTAATAATTCTATAAAAAACAATATTGATAATATATTTTAA
- a CDS encoding ABC transporter permease: MEESLDKSLFVKATDEEKASAEVKRESVTYWQDAYRRFKKNRVALVSIIVIGIIAVLSIIIPMVSEYGYAQINRGVENSLPTFEHPFGTDTLGRDLLVRCMIGARISLLIGIVSATLVVIIGIVYGSISGYFGGLTDSIMMRIVDIISAVPTLLVVVLLSVVLKAPMDKLFLQNESLRGIGLLGPGLFSIFIVISLLYWTNMARMTRGQILALKGQEFVTAARALGTPHSRIIFKHLIPNAMGAIIVSAMVQIPNAIFVEAFLSFLGLGVSAPMVSLGSLTSNAVSGVYSYPYQLLFPAALISIIILCFNLVGDGLRDALDPRMKNR, translated from the coding sequence ATGGAAGAAAGTTTGGATAAATCATTATTTGTTAAAGCTACAGATGAAGAAAAGGCTTCGGCTGAAGTAAAAAGAGAGAGTGTAACATATTGGCAGGATGCATACAGAAGATTTAAGAAAAACAGAGTTGCTTTAGTATCTATTATAGTCATTGGTATTATAGCAGTTCTTTCTATTATTATACCTATGGTTTCAGAATACGGATATGCTCAGATAAACAGAGGAGTAGAAAATAGCCTTCCTACTTTTGAACACCCATTTGGTACTGATACTTTGGGAAGAGATTTGCTTGTAAGATGTATGATAGGAGCTAGAATTTCACTTTTAATAGGTATAGTATCAGCTACTTTAGTTGTAATAATAGGTATAGTTTATGGTTCTATATCAGGATATTTCGGCGGGCTTACTGACAGTATTATGATGCGTATAGTTGATATAATAAGTGCTGTTCCTACACTTTTGGTAGTTGTATTATTATCAGTTGTACTCAAAGCTCCTATGGATAAATTATTTTTACAAAATGAATCATTAAGAGGAATAGGACTTTTAGGACCCGGACTTTTCAGTATATTTATAGTTATATCTCTGCTTTATTGGACTAATATGGCTAGAATGACAAGAGGGCAGATTTTGGCATTAAAGGGGCAGGAGTTTGTAACAGCTGCCAGAGCTTTGGGTACTCCTCATAGCAGAATAATTTTCAAGCATTTAATACCTAATGCTATGGGAGCTATAATAGTTTCAGCTATGGTTCAGATACCTAATGCTATATTTGTTGAGGCTTTTTTAAGTTTCTTAGGTTTGGGAGTTAGTGCCCCTATGGTTTCACTTGGATCTCTTACTTCTAATGCGGTAAGCGGTGTTTATTCTTATCCTTATCAGCTTCTATTTCCTGCTGCTTTGATAAGTATTATAATACTTTGCTTCAATTTGGTTGGAGACGGATTAAGAGATGCATTAGACCCTAGAATGAAAAACAGATAA
- a CDS encoding ABC transporter permease, which yields MFSYVVRRLLVSLLTLFVIVTITFFLMHTVPGGPFVGEKPLSKVALENLNKKYGLDKPKIVQYGNYLKNALRGDLGTSLTKIGQSVSGTIARAFPVSFRLGIFSMFISTTIGVLFGIVAALRHGKFVDRAVMVAATLGIAVPSFVVATVSIIVFSVKLRLLPAYGFDSFAQYIMPGFALSFSSLSFMARLMRSSMLDVIHQDYIKTARAKGISRSIIIFKHALRNAIIPIVTYIGPLAAAILTGSFVVEKIFNIPGLGRYFVESITQRDYPTILGVTIFYGAFLIAMNFLVDLSYGIIDPRIKIQD from the coding sequence ATGTTTTCTTATGTTGTTAGAAGATTATTAGTATCACTTTTAACCCTCTTTGTTATAGTAACTATAACATTCTTTTTGATGCACACAGTACCGGGCGGACCTTTCGTAGGAGAAAAGCCTCTTAGTAAAGTTGCTCTTGAAAACTTAAATAAAAAATACGGACTAGATAAACCTAAAATAGTACAGTATGGAAATTATCTTAAAAATGCTTTAAGAGGCGATTTAGGTACTTCCCTTACAAAAATAGGACAGTCTGTTTCTGGAACTATTGCAAGAGCTTTTCCAGTATCATTTAGACTCGGAATATTCAGCATGTTTATTTCTACTACTATAGGGGTATTATTTGGAATAGTTGCTGCATTAAGGCATGGTAAATTTGTAGACAGGGCTGTAATGGTGGCAGCTACCTTAGGTATAGCAGTACCTAGTTTTGTAGTTGCTACAGTTTCAATTATTGTATTTTCTGTAAAATTAAGACTTCTTCCAGCATACGGATTTGATTCTTTTGCTCAGTATATAATGCCGGGTTTTGCTTTGTCTTTCAGTTCTTTAAGTTTTATGGCTAGACTTATGAGAAGTTCTATGCTTGATGTTATACATCAGGACTATATAAAAACAGCAAGAGCTAAAGGTATATCAAGAAGCATAATAATATTTAAGCATGCTTTAAGAAATGCCATTATACCAATAGTTACTTATATAGGCCCTCTTGCTGCGGCAATATTGACAGGTTCATTTGTAGTTGAGAAGATATTTAATATACCCGGACTTGGAAGATATTTTGTTGAAAGCATAACTCAAAGAGATTATCCTACAATATTAGGTGTTACAATATTCTATGGAGCTTTTTTAATAGCTATGAATTTTTTGGTTGACTTATCATATGGAATTATAGACCCTAGAATAAAAATACAGGATTAA
- a CDS encoding META domain-containing protein — protein MKKIKVYKLISMYTYANITISIDDGRVYGKSVINDYYANCKIEGDLISLDMIKTTRKTDTAEKRRIEGDYLSILQTSYSFKIDGSRLIIYTTFIDEPLMYEEIN, from the coding sequence GTGAAAAAAATTAAGGTATATAAATTAATTAGTATGTATACATATGCTAATATAACTATTAGTATAGATGATGGAAGAGTGTATGGTAAGTCGGTTATAAATGATTATTATGCTAATTGTAAAATAGAAGGTGATTTAATATCATTAGACATGATAAAAACTACCAGAAAAACTGATACTGCAGAAAAAAGAAGAATAGAAGGCGATTATTTATCCATACTTCAGACTTCATATTCATTTAAAATAGACGGAAGCAGACTTATAATATATACAACATTTATAGATGAACCTCTTATGTATGAAGAAATAAACTAA
- a CDS encoding DUF6348 family protein — translation MNSYKDMLLHRLHKTITEKNLIEKDSIRLLSYDITIEPEIVQIEKKNSILCTIYFYVKAPLFDNVFFESSSSIASDEYRAIALSSDNFVYCALQGILDFLSGVYHHEIETYILDNKKIFTVCESPMIGLGNIENKEDCYHEYVGFDEDNGYSSFLWNAIKKEVPFILSNNRVSFIKTYGAKMPDGEIMAECSVNNINNKILENCVQNEIIKWDNDGEFFSIKQFFFILQSDTTYVKYPYSREEIEYFVIEYVLEFEKFDGDYEKFIDSIANIIADNNIREEIINFVPEICTQHAFREVVFNDIAQVNIGEKSYKILKTQFTSYKHIEDALIDGFSNNIFNKDTFNDLVHISSSYNTIYETIQNKPNIAMKDIFVTCTFSFTEKYQFI, via the coding sequence ATGAATAGTTATAAAGATATGCTGTTACACAGACTTCATAAAACTATAACAGAAAAAAATTTAATAGAAAAAGATTCTATTAGATTATTAAGTTATGATATTACTATTGAGCCTGAAATAGTACAGATAGAAAAGAAAAACAGTATATTATGCACTATATATTTTTATGTAAAAGCTCCTCTTTTTGATAATGTATTCTTTGAATCTTCTTCTAGTATAGCATCTGATGAATACAGAGCTATAGCACTTTCTTCAGACAATTTTGTATATTGTGCTTTGCAGGGTATACTCGACTTTTTGTCTGGTGTTTATCATCATGAAATAGAAACTTATATACTTGATAATAAGAAGATTTTTACAGTATGTGAAAGTCCTATGATAGGGCTTGGAAATATAGAAAATAAAGAAGACTGTTATCATGAATATGTAGGTTTTGATGAGGATAACGGATATTCTAGTTTTTTATGGAATGCTATAAAAAAAGAGGTGCCATTTATACTTTCTAATAATAGAGTGAGTTTCATAAAGACTTATGGAGCCAAAATGCCGGATGGGGAAATTATGGCAGAATGCTCTGTTAATAATATTAATAATAAAATATTAGAAAACTGCGTGCAAAATGAGATTATTAAATGGGATAATGATGGGGAGTTTTTTTCTATAAAGCAGTTTTTCTTCATACTTCAGTCTGATACTACATATGTTAAATATCCTTACAGCAGAGAAGAAATTGAATATTTTGTTATAGAGTATGTTCTTGAGTTTGAAAAGTTTGATGGGGATTATGAGAAGTTTATTGACAGCATAGCTAATATTATAGCTGATAATAATATAAGAGAAGAGATTATTAATTTTGTACCTGAAATATGTACTCAGCATGCTTTTAGAGAAGTTGTTTTTAATGATATTGCTCAGGTTAATATAGGAGAAAAATCTTACAAAATATTAAAAACTCAGTTTACAAGCTATAAGCATATAGAAGATGCTTTGATAGACGGATTTTCTAATAATATTTTTAATAAAGATACATTTAATGATTTAGTTCATATAAGCAGTTCATACAATACAATATACGAAACCATTCAAAATAAACCTAACATAGCAATGAAAGATATATTTGTAACATGCACTTTTAGTTTTACAGAGAAGTATCAGTTTATATAA
- a CDS encoding ankyrin repeat domain-containing protein has product MKKTISRIIIHFTLLIISSLFLYSLYSEEYDTNFYKKLFDAMFVNEDELKEMGKDPKEYMENLLKEAEEKSLKEKMELYKKYNVIEIDSLEDEYQSTAEGYGNLEDVKKFIQKYDINGVYDGYTLLYTYSGYRGETNIIEFLIENNADIYKKSINGKTPLYSAVDDYFYDAAEVILKHYKDNDDINDEFLLAVNNENEPMLRILLKKKFLFFGNKFKMNLDKGLEIALDKGNKDIAAELVLSGAKTDNFLYYFKLVFGKYLIFIAIMIALFASFIFVYKRRYIPNIYEESTMFITFKDKVNNMYIYCYTYYSFGLLSTMLGFFGNIFINNNKLKGYYNINSSLTGNYIAIYDLYDNKKNDKEYFSWYDVDIEANEKAIIKFDCSLYDFIKSDKNEIEYIAEIADSKIMNGVFEVNRNTNVNVEYSRLMFKKASKGNRFIGMLSYFFNLYHFNIKNKDKINAYINGDNKSYSDKKNELEINVEQILKKHESMSLNDIKTKYYDKLKDFYNADNIVYLDDKTICVYKRFAKIEANNNLTVNNISLIIDLYNEKLISPYFKDFVNNADEILKRYNTNFSNNIGNLIFLITEAGIILMKDKGHKKIFISLDDIKDHINKDHYLAYLFD; this is encoded by the coding sequence ATGAAAAAAACTATTAGCAGAATAATTATACATTTTACTTTATTAATAATATCATCTTTATTTTTATACTCTTTATACTCAGAAGAATATGATACTAATTTCTATAAAAAACTTTTTGATGCAATGTTTGTAAATGAAGATGAATTAAAAGAAATGGGAAAAGACCCTAAAGAATATATGGAAAACTTGCTAAAAGAGGCAGAAGAAAAATCATTAAAAGAGAAAATGGAACTTTATAAAAAATATAATGTTATAGAAATAGATAGTTTAGAAGATGAATATCAAAGTACTGCAGAAGGTTATGGTAATTTAGAAGATGTTAAGAAGTTTATACAAAAATATGATATAAACGGAGTATATGACGGCTATACTTTGCTTTATACTTATTCAGGATATAGGGGCGAAACTAATATAATAGAGTTCTTAATTGAAAATAATGCTGATATTTATAAAAAATCTATTAATGGTAAAACGCCTCTTTACAGTGCTGTAGATGATTATTTTTATGATGCTGCTGAAGTTATTTTAAAACATTATAAAGACAATGATGATATAAATGATGAGTTTTTGTTAGCTGTTAATAATGAAAATGAGCCTATGTTAAGAATTTTATTAAAAAAGAAATTTTTATTCTTTGGAAATAAATTCAAAATGAATTTAGACAAAGGGCTTGAAATAGCACTTGATAAAGGCAATAAAGATATAGCAGCTGAATTAGTTTTAAGCGGTGCTAAAACTGATAATTTTTTATATTATTTTAAATTGGTATTTGGTAAATATTTAATTTTTATAGCTATTATGATTGCTTTATTTGCTTCTTTTATTTTTGTATATAAAAGAAGATATATTCCTAATATTTATGAAGAGAGTACAATGTTTATAACTTTTAAAGATAAAGTAAACAATATGTATATTTACTGTTATACTTATTATTCTTTCGGACTATTATCTACAATGCTGGGTTTTTTTGGAAATATATTTATAAATAATAATAAGCTAAAAGGATATTATAATATAAACAGTAGTTTAACGGGGAATTATATTGCTATTTATGATTTGTATGATAATAAAAAAAATGATAAGGAATATTTTAGCTGGTATGATGTTGACATAGAAGCAAATGAAAAAGCTATAATAAAATTCGATTGTTCTCTTTATGATTTTATAAAGAGTGATAAAAATGAAATTGAGTATATTGCGGAAATAGCTGACTCTAAAATTATGAATGGAGTTTTTGAAGTAAATAGAAATACTAATGTTAATGTAGAATATTCTAGATTAATGTTTAAAAAGGCTTCAAAAGGTAATCGTTTTATAGGGATGCTTTCCTATTTCTTTAATCTATATCATTTCAATATAAAGAATAAAGATAAAATTAATGCATATATAAACGGAGATAATAAATCGTATTCTGATAAAAAAAATGAATTGGAGATAAATGTTGAACAGATTTTAAAGAAACATGAGAGTATGTCATTAAACGATATTAAAACTAAATATTATGATAAACTTAAAGATTTTTATAATGCTGATAATATAGTATATTTAGATGATAAAACAATATGTGTATATAAAAGATTTGCTAAAATAGAAGCTAATAATAATCTTACAGTAAATAATATATCGCTTATAATTGATTTATATAATGAAAAATTAATAAGCCCTTATTTTAAAGATTTTGTTAATAATGCTGATGAGATATTAAAAAGATATAATACTAATTTTTCTAATAATATAGGCAATTTAATTTTTCTTATAACAGAAGCCGGTATTATATTAATGAAAGATAAGGGGCATAAAAAGATATTTATTTCTTTAGATGATATAAAAGATCATATTAATAAAGATCATTATTTGGCTTATTTGTTTGATTAA
- a CDS encoding ABC transporter ATP-binding protein, which yields MENGHLLEIKNLSVSFFTPLGEVKAVNNISYNLDKSKVLGIVGESGSGKSVSAYSIMGLIDEPGKIMNGEILFEGRDLIKLSEHEKKKIRGDSISMIFQDPMTCLNPVYTIGNQLMEALTTHQKISKTDAIERIVELLTLVGINEPRRRIKQYPHELSGGMRQRIMIAMALAGSPKILIADEPTTALDVTIQAQILELIKDIQKKIQMAVILITHDFGIVADMADDIIVMYGGGIVERGTVFDIFERPKHPYTLGLLKSLPRIDIKQDRLIPIEGTPIDLLNMKAGCPFSTRCEECMKVCIDNKPPVTEFEKGHFSACWLHQMPK from the coding sequence ATGGAAAATGGTCATTTATTAGAAATAAAAAATTTAAGCGTATCTTTCTTTACGCCTCTTGGAGAGGTTAAGGCTGTTAATAATATTTCTTATAATTTGGATAAATCTAAAGTTTTGGGTATAGTAGGGGAGTCCGGAAGCGGTAAGAGCGTATCAGCTTATTCTATTATGGGACTTATTGATGAACCAGGAAAAATTATGAATGGAGAGATACTTTTTGAGGGCAGAGATTTAATAAAACTTTCAGAACATGAAAAGAAAAAAATCAGAGGCGACTCAATATCTATGATTTTCCAAGACCCCATGACTTGTCTTAATCCAGTATACACTATAGGTAATCAATTAATGGAAGCATTAACTACGCATCAGAAAATAAGCAAAACAGATGCCATAGAGAGAATAGTTGAACTTCTTACATTGGTTGGTATTAATGAGCCTAGAAGAAGAATAAAGCAGTATCCTCATGAGCTTTCAGGCGGTATGCGTCAGCGTATAATGATAGCTATGGCACTTGCAGGAAGTCCTAAAATACTTATAGCCGATGAGCCTACTACTGCACTTGATGTTACTATACAGGCACAGATACTAGAGCTTATAAAAGATATACAGAAAAAAATACAAATGGCTGTTATACTTATTACGCATGACTTTGGAATTGTTGCTGATATGGCAGATGATATTATAGTAATGTATGGAGGCGGCATAGTAGAACGCGGAACAGTTTTTGATATATTTGAGCGTCCTAAACACCCTTACACATTGGGGCTTTTGAAATCACTTCCTCGTATTGATATAAAACAGGACAGGCTTATTCCTATAGAAGGAACTCCTATTGACCTTTTAAACATGAAAGCTGGCTGTCCATTCAGTACCAGATGCGAAGAATGTATGAAAGTATGTATTGATAATAAGCCTCCTGTAACAGAGTTTGAGAAAGGTCATTTTTCAGCTTGCTGGCTTCATCAGATGCCTAAATAA